Proteins from one Streptomyces sp. NBC_00390 genomic window:
- a CDS encoding bifunctional cytidylyltransferase/SDR family oxidoreductase, whose product MSVQHIAKPRTTAVVLAGGTGQRVGLSIPKQLLKIAGKAVIEHTLSIFQQADSIDDIIVLMAPGYVADVEKIVAKAGLTKVIKVIEGGTTRNETTERAIAALGEGLAEGEDRNVLFHDAVRPLLSARVIQDCVDALERYQAVDVAIPSADTIIVTRTHGEDGEFITDVPDRSRLRRGQTPQAFKLSTIRRAYEVAAGDPNFQATDDCSVVLKYLPDVPIYVVAGDEYNMKVTQPVDVFIADKLFQLASTAAPAQADEAAYRELLAGKTLVVFGGSYGIGADIASLAESYGAKVYALGRSTTGTHVENPEHVDDALSKAYAETGRIDYVINTAGVLRIGKLAETDNTTIQEALNVNYLAPVQIARASHKYLAETKGQLLLYTSSSYTRGRAEYSLYSSTKAAMVNLTQALSDEWAGDGIRVNCVNPERTATPMRTKAFGTEPAGTLLSSEAVARTSLDVLLSELTGHVIDVRQQDPTRGASEASGFEQALAAVLDRQEDV is encoded by the coding sequence GTGTCTGTGCAGCACATAGCCAAACCCCGAACCACAGCAGTCGTGCTCGCCGGTGGCACCGGCCAGCGCGTGGGACTGTCCATCCCCAAGCAGCTGCTGAAGATCGCAGGCAAGGCCGTCATCGAGCACACACTGTCGATCTTCCAGCAGGCGGACTCCATCGACGACATCATCGTGCTGATGGCGCCCGGCTATGTGGCCGACGTCGAGAAGATCGTCGCCAAGGCGGGTCTGACCAAGGTGATCAAGGTCATCGAGGGCGGCACGACCCGTAACGAGACCACCGAGCGCGCCATCGCGGCCCTCGGCGAGGGCCTGGCCGAGGGTGAGGACCGCAACGTCCTGTTCCACGACGCCGTGCGCCCGCTGCTCTCCGCGCGTGTGATCCAGGACTGCGTGGACGCGCTGGAGCGCTACCAGGCCGTCGACGTCGCCATCCCGTCCGCGGACACGATCATCGTGACCCGCACCCACGGCGAGGACGGCGAGTTCATCACCGACGTCCCGGACCGCTCCCGGCTGCGCCGTGGCCAGACCCCGCAGGCCTTCAAGCTCTCCACCATCCGCAGGGCGTACGAGGTCGCGGCCGGCGACCCGAACTTCCAGGCCACCGACGACTGCTCGGTCGTGCTGAAGTACCTGCCGGACGTCCCGATCTATGTCGTCGCGGGCGACGAGTACAACATGAAGGTCACCCAGCCGGTCGACGTCTTCATCGCGGACAAGCTCTTCCAGCTCGCCTCGACCGCCGCCCCGGCCCAGGCCGACGAAGCCGCCTACCGCGAGCTGCTGGCCGGCAAGACCCTGGTCGTCTTCGGCGGCTCGTACGGCATCGGCGCGGACATCGCCTCGCTCGCCGAGTCCTACGGCGCCAAGGTCTACGCGCTGGGCCGCTCGACCACCGGCACCCATGTCGAGAACCCGGAGCACGTCGACGACGCGCTGTCCAAGGCGTACGCCGAGACCGGCCGTATCGACTACGTGATCAACACCGCGGGCGTGCTGCGGATCGGCAAGCTGGCCGAGACGGACAACACGACCATCCAGGAAGCGCTGAACGTCAACTACCTGGCTCCGGTGCAGATCGCGCGGGCCTCGCACAAGTACCTGGCGGAGACCAAGGGCCAGCTGCTGCTCTACACCTCCAGCAGCTACACCCGTGGCCGCGCCGAGTACAGCCTCTACTCCTCCACCAAGGCCGCCATGGTGAACCTCACCCAGGCTCTGTCGGACGAGTGGGCGGGCGACGGCATCCGGGTGAACTGTGTGAACCCCGAGCGCACCGCCACGCCGATGCGCACCAAGGCGTTCGGCACCGAGCCCGCCGGTACGCTGCTCTCGTCCGAGGCCGTGGCCCGTACTTCGCTGGACGTGCTGTTGTCCGAGCTGACCGGCCATGTCATCGACGTACGGCAGCAGGACCCGACCCGGGGCGCTTCCGAGGCATCGGGCTTCGAGCAGGCCCTCGCCGCTGTGCTGGACCGTCAAGAAGATGTGTAA
- a CDS encoding glycosyltransferase family 2 protein — MNDNPAPDVTVVVGAYEAMPYLVRCLESVESQTLGADRIEIVAVDDGSTDGTGEYLEEFAARSKVPTTVVHQPNSGGPSGPRNLGLGRARGRYVFFLDADDYFGDEALERMVAMADRAGTDVVLGRMAGVGRGVPASMFTRTLEHADVHTSRVIYALSAQKLFRRATLTRLGLRFDETLATGEDALFTMEAYLAGGGVSVVADYDCYYLVGREDGKHATSRGSYPERFEALHALMRLIARLEPPGPKRDLLMVRPFTVGLLQQFGPALLRRPEREQLHRMELAAPMTRAYWTKGVADRIKVGERLVLTCVAMGRLDLLKDHLDFTRAERIPEVIHRGRSGRPYLSYPHFRDAGAGIPDSVYAVTVPDWSGSRRVLPEGHLSLARAVRGIRRRTRRLRTGR, encoded by the coding sequence ATGAATGACAATCCTGCGCCTGACGTCACGGTAGTGGTCGGGGCCTATGAGGCCATGCCCTACCTGGTCCGTTGCCTGGAATCGGTGGAGTCGCAGACCCTCGGGGCCGACCGCATCGAGATCGTCGCGGTCGACGACGGGTCGACCGACGGCACGGGTGAGTACCTGGAGGAGTTCGCCGCCAGGTCCAAGGTCCCGACCACGGTCGTCCACCAGCCCAACTCCGGCGGCCCCAGCGGGCCGCGCAACCTCGGCCTGGGCCGTGCCCGCGGCCGCTATGTCTTCTTCCTGGACGCGGACGACTACTTCGGCGACGAAGCGCTGGAGCGGATGGTCGCCATGGCCGACCGAGCCGGTACGGACGTGGTGCTCGGCAGGATGGCCGGCGTCGGCCGCGGTGTGCCCGCATCCATGTTCACCCGCACCCTCGAACACGCCGATGTGCACACCTCCCGGGTCATCTACGCGCTCAGCGCCCAGAAGCTGTTCCGTCGCGCGACGCTGACGCGGCTCGGCCTGCGATTCGACGAGACACTCGCGACCGGTGAGGACGCGCTGTTCACCATGGAGGCGTATCTCGCGGGCGGCGGCGTGTCCGTAGTGGCCGACTACGACTGCTACTACCTCGTCGGCCGTGAGGACGGCAAACACGCGACCAGCAGGGGCAGTTACCCCGAGCGCTTCGAGGCGCTGCACGCCCTGATGCGGCTGATCGCCCGCCTCGAGCCGCCGGGGCCCAAGCGGGATCTGCTCATGGTCAGGCCTTTCACGGTCGGTCTGCTCCAGCAGTTCGGTCCCGCCCTGCTGCGGCGTCCCGAGCGCGAACAACTGCACCGGATGGAGCTGGCCGCGCCGATGACCCGGGCGTACTGGACCAAGGGTGTGGCCGACCGGATCAAGGTCGGCGAGCGGCTCGTCCTCACCTGCGTCGCCATGGGCCGGCTCGATCTGCTCAAGGACCATCTGGATTTCACCCGGGCCGAGCGGATCCCGGAGGTGATCCACCGTGGCCGCTCGGGCCGCCCGTACCTGTCCTATCCGCACTTCCGGGACGCAGGGGCGGGCATCCCCGACTCGGTCTACGCCGTGACGGTGCCGGACTGGTCCGGCAGCCGGCGCGTGCTGCCGGAGGGGCACCTGTCACTCGCACGGGCGGTGCGGGGGATCCGGCGCCGCACACGGAGGTTGAGAACCGGGCGGTAG
- the rfbC gene encoding dTDP-4-dehydrorhamnose 3,5-epimerase translates to MRQLSIAGAWVHEPKIFPDSRGSFHEWFKAPDFAEAAGHRLRLEQANCSVSSRGTLRGIHFADVPPSQAKYVKCVRGAVLDVIADIRVGSPTFGQWEAVRLDDVDHHAVYLSEGLGHAFMALTDDATVVYLCSEGYSPEREHGINPLDAGLGIEWPEGITPLLSDKDAAAPTLAEAAEQGLLPRYEECEAYYAQLRARG, encoded by the coding sequence ATGCGGCAGCTCTCCATCGCCGGGGCCTGGGTGCACGAACCGAAGATCTTCCCGGACAGCCGGGGCAGTTTCCACGAGTGGTTCAAGGCACCCGACTTCGCCGAGGCGGCCGGACACCGGCTGCGGCTCGAGCAGGCCAACTGCTCGGTCTCCAGCCGGGGCACGCTGCGCGGTATCCACTTCGCCGATGTACCGCCGAGCCAGGCCAAATACGTCAAGTGCGTGCGCGGTGCGGTCCTCGACGTCATCGCCGACATCCGCGTCGGCTCCCCGACATTCGGCCAGTGGGAGGCCGTCCGCCTCGACGACGTGGACCACCACGCCGTCTATCTGTCGGAGGGCCTCGGCCACGCCTTCATGGCCCTGACGGACGACGCGACCGTGGTCTATCTGTGCTCCGAGGGTTACTCCCCCGAGCGGGAGCACGGCATCAACCCTCTCGACGCCGGGCTGGGTATCGAGTGGCCCGAGGGCATCACACCGCTGCTCTCGGACAAGGACGCCGCGGCACCCACGCTTGCCGAGGCCGCCGAACAGGGGCTGCTGCCGCGGTACGAGGAGTGCGAGGCGTACTACGCGCAGCTGCGCGCCCGCGGCTGA
- a CDS encoding class I SAM-dependent methyltransferase — MDRHGFLRQLHRIYKPRNYLEIGVNDGRSLALSRVPSVAIDPAFRVVTSISCDVHLVRATSDDFFARKDPLVHLRNGRNPFRALARKDPMNLLGGEPQLELSFIDGMHLFEYALRDFMNVERHSRWSSVIVLDDMLPRSVDEAARDRHTKFWAGDVYKVVQVLRKYRPDLVVVEIDTAPTGVVAVFGADPGNTVLKNAYDKIIEEYVVPDPQDVPDEVLVRKHAVQPEALLGADFWPGLVRARTLRRPRSAFVPVRRSLEKLMG, encoded by the coding sequence GTGGACCGCCACGGCTTCCTGCGTCAACTGCACCGCATCTACAAACCCCGCAACTATCTCGAGATCGGGGTCAACGACGGGCGCAGCCTCGCGCTTTCCCGGGTTCCCTCCGTCGCGATCGATCCGGCGTTCCGGGTCGTGACGAGCATCAGCTGCGATGTGCACCTCGTAAGGGCGACCAGCGACGACTTCTTCGCCCGCAAGGACCCGCTGGTGCATCTGCGCAACGGCCGCAATCCGTTTCGCGCGCTCGCCCGCAAGGACCCGATGAACCTTCTGGGCGGCGAGCCGCAGCTGGAGCTGTCGTTCATCGACGGTATGCACCTGTTCGAATATGCGCTGCGCGACTTCATGAACGTCGAGCGGCATTCGCGCTGGTCGAGCGTGATCGTGCTGGACGACATGCTGCCGCGGAGTGTCGATGAGGCCGCCCGCGACCGGCACACCAAGTTCTGGGCGGGTGACGTGTACAAGGTCGTCCAGGTGCTCCGCAAGTACCGGCCGGACCTGGTCGTCGTCGAGATCGACACCGCGCCGACCGGAGTGGTGGCCGTCTTCGGCGCCGACCCCGGGAACACCGTGCTCAAGAACGCGTACGACAAGATCATCGAGGAGTACGTCGTCCCCGACCCGCAGGACGTCCCGGACGAGGTACTGGTGCGCAAGCACGCGGTCCAGCCCGAGGCACTGCTCGGCGCTGACTTCTGGCCGGGGCTGGTCCGCGCCCGCACACTGCGCCGCCCGCGCTCCGCCTTCGTGCCCGTGCGCCGGAGCCTCGAAAAGCTCATGGGCTGA
- a CDS encoding glycosyltransferase family 4 protein produces the protein MKISFLIHTVYGIGGTIRTTLNLAGELANRHEVEIVSVFQHRDTAAFAIDPRITLVPLVDTRPDSPGNDLENPLFSQPSKAFPQAEARYKEYNQLVDERVRAHYADSDADIVIGTRPGLVAYVAQFAPPGAVRVGQEHMTHNHHKGALREEMYEHLDAIDAFVTVSEGDAAVWRDKLPLPTTRVLSIPNSVPEPAVAPSDGTGRTIVAAGRLSAEKQYHVLLDAFAKVAAVRPDWVLRIYGSGDQRERLRARIDELALYNQVHLMGAHSPIEPEWAKGAIAVSTSRHESFGMTLVEAMRCGVPMVSTDCDYGPREIIQDGVDGLLVPVGDVTAIAQGLLRLIDDEGLRRGMAKAAADNARRFDPGVVTKQYEALFAELVEDASRRETGPGIAPVADVVVAGDGEVTVTLATPLPEGLEQGATLVCTRTGVQSDVRTFEFDGGGAARIPAGEVFPEGQWNLFVEMATTKVRGRVTARVIDQRGAMHAAQRPAGGGPVHNLVPYEDKAKGSALMLRAWSRPVHAEADDVRLDGMRITLTGSLYGAATVSDAPALLLRRRGKPAGELSFAGEKEGEHGFRFTFTPVEAVAAQLTAHDVWDLLVRYAPNSKPVKIGKVLDDVVMKKDIYSYPRIVRPKRRTGSLVRAMVKRALHKRQPQVRVRVYYTVSNDLALNVVDL, from the coding sequence ATGAAGATCTCCTTCCTCATTCACACCGTTTACGGCATAGGCGGAACCATCCGCACGACGCTGAATCTGGCTGGGGAGCTGGCCAACCGCCACGAGGTCGAGATCGTCTCCGTCTTCCAGCACCGTGACACCGCCGCCTTCGCGATCGATCCCCGCATCACTCTCGTGCCGCTCGTCGACACCCGCCCCGACAGCCCCGGCAACGACCTGGAGAATCCTCTCTTCTCCCAGCCGTCCAAGGCCTTCCCGCAAGCCGAGGCCCGCTACAAGGAGTACAACCAGCTCGTCGACGAGCGGGTACGTGCCCACTACGCCGACTCCGACGCGGACATCGTCATCGGAACCCGCCCCGGACTCGTCGCCTATGTCGCCCAGTTCGCCCCGCCCGGCGCAGTAAGGGTCGGGCAGGAGCACATGACGCACAACCACCACAAGGGGGCGCTGCGCGAGGAGATGTACGAGCACCTCGACGCCATCGACGCCTTTGTGACGGTCTCCGAGGGCGATGCGGCGGTCTGGCGGGACAAGCTGCCGCTGCCCACCACCCGGGTGCTGTCCATACCCAACAGCGTTCCCGAGCCGGCCGTCGCGCCTTCGGACGGCACCGGCCGGACCATCGTCGCGGCCGGCCGGCTCTCGGCCGAGAAGCAGTACCACGTGCTGCTCGACGCCTTCGCCAAGGTCGCAGCCGTCCGCCCCGACTGGGTGCTGCGGATCTACGGCTCCGGTGACCAGCGGGAACGGCTCCGCGCCCGCATCGACGAGCTGGCGCTCTACAACCAGGTCCACCTCATGGGCGCCCACTCGCCGATCGAACCCGAATGGGCCAAGGGGGCCATCGCGGTTTCCACCTCGCGCCACGAGTCCTTCGGCATGACGCTGGTGGAGGCCATGCGCTGCGGCGTACCGATGGTCAGCACCGACTGCGACTACGGCCCGCGCGAGATCATCCAGGACGGTGTCGACGGGCTGCTCGTCCCGGTGGGTGACGTCACCGCGATCGCCCAGGGCCTGCTGCGGCTGATCGACGACGAGGGGCTGCGCCGCGGGATGGCGAAGGCCGCTGCCGACAACGCCCGCCGCTTCGATCCGGGTGTGGTCACCAAGCAGTACGAGGCGCTGTTCGCGGAGCTGGTCGAGGACGCGTCCCGGCGCGAGACGGGCCCGGGGATCGCTCCGGTCGCCGATGTCGTGGTCGCGGGCGACGGCGAGGTGACCGTCACGCTGGCGACCCCGCTCCCCGAGGGCCTGGAACAGGGCGCAACGCTCGTGTGCACCCGTACCGGTGTCCAGTCGGACGTCCGCACCTTCGAGTTCGACGGGGGCGGCGCGGCACGGATCCCGGCCGGTGAGGTCTTCCCCGAGGGGCAGTGGAACCTCTTCGTCGAGATGGCCACGACCAAGGTCCGGGGCCGCGTCACCGCCCGCGTCATCGACCAGCGGGGAGCCATGCACGCCGCGCAGAGACCCGCGGGGGGCGGGCCCGTCCACAACCTCGTGCCGTACGAGGACAAGGCGAAGGGCAGCGCCCTGATGCTGCGAGCCTGGTCCCGGCCCGTGCACGCGGAGGCCGACGACGTCCGGCTCGACGGTATGCGGATCACTCTGACGGGCAGCCTGTACGGCGCGGCGACCGTGTCCGACGCCCCGGCGCTGCTGCTGCGCCGTCGCGGGAAGCCTGCGGGCGAACTGTCCTTCGCCGGGGAGAAGGAGGGCGAGCACGGCTTCCGGTTCACCTTCACCCCGGTCGAAGCCGTCGCCGCGCAGTTGACCGCGCACGACGTGTGGGACCTGCTCGTCCGCTACGCACCGAACAGCAAGCCGGTCAAGATCGGCAAGGTGCTGGACGACGTCGTGATGAAGAAGGACATCTACTCCTACCCTCGCATCGTCCGGCCCAAGAGGCGCACCGGCAGCCTGGTGCGCGCCATGGTCAAGCGGGCGCTGCACAAGCGGCAGCCCCAGGTCAGGGTCAGGGTCTACTACACGGTGTCCAATGATCTCGCTCTCAATGTGGTGGACCTGTAA
- the rfbD gene encoding dTDP-4-dehydrorhamnose reductase, with product MLAQDVLARLAADGTAAVPLAHADLDITDPEAVRAALAEHRPTVIVNCAGWTDVDGAEEREDAALAVNGTGPRVLAEASKETGTVLLHVSTDYVFAGDAAAPYAEDAPTGPRGAYGRTKLAGEQAVRDILPETGQVVRTAWLYGAGGPNFVRTMIRLEAVKDTLDVVDDQRGQPTWTVDLADRLVRLGQGTLAGTVAGGVRHGTSSGDTTWFGFTREIFRLLGADPERVRPTTSEAFVRPAPRPAYSVLGHEGWQGTGIEPIRDWRAALAEAFPELVEAERGKADRMGATGQ from the coding sequence ATGCTGGCCCAGGACGTTCTCGCCAGGCTGGCGGCGGACGGCACCGCGGCCGTCCCCCTCGCCCACGCGGACCTCGACATCACCGACCCGGAAGCGGTCCGCGCCGCCCTCGCCGAGCACCGGCCGACGGTGATCGTCAACTGCGCCGGCTGGACGGACGTCGACGGTGCGGAGGAACGGGAGGATGCCGCGCTCGCCGTCAACGGCACCGGTCCACGGGTGCTCGCCGAGGCGTCCAAGGAGACCGGAACCGTCCTGCTCCATGTCTCCACCGACTACGTCTTCGCCGGCGACGCAGCCGCGCCGTACGCGGAGGATGCGCCGACCGGACCGCGCGGCGCCTACGGACGCACCAAGCTGGCGGGGGAGCAGGCGGTGCGCGACATCCTTCCCGAGACCGGCCAGGTGGTCCGTACGGCCTGGCTGTACGGCGCGGGCGGGCCGAACTTCGTGCGCACGATGATCAGGCTCGAGGCAGTCAAGGACACCCTGGACGTGGTGGACGACCAGCGTGGGCAGCCGACCTGGACCGTGGACCTGGCCGACCGGCTGGTGCGGCTGGGGCAGGGGACGCTCGCGGGCACGGTGGCCGGCGGCGTCCGCCACGGCACGAGCAGCGGCGACACCACCTGGTTCGGATTCACGCGGGAGATCTTCCGGCTGCTGGGCGCCGACCCGGAGCGGGTGCGTCCGACGACCAGCGAGGCCTTCGTCAGGCCCGCGCCCCGGCCGGCGTACAGCGTGCTCGGTCACGAGGGGTGGCAGGGCACGGGCATCGAACCGATCCGCGACTGGCGTGCCGCGCTCGCAGAAGCGTTCCCGGAACTGGTCGAAGCGGAGCGCGGAAAGGCCGACAGAATGGGTGCTACTGGCCAGTAG
- a CDS encoding glucose-1-phosphate thymidylyltransferase, whose product MKALVLSGGAGTRLRPITHTSAKQLVPVANKPVLFYGLEAIADAGITEVGVIVGDTAEEIQEAVGDGSRFGVKVTYIPQEKPLGLAHAVIIAREFLGEDDFVMYLGDNFIVGGITGLVDAFRTERPDAQILLTKVPNPTSFGVAELDGEGRVVGLEEKPENPKSDLALVGVYLFTPAVHEAVRAIQPSGRGELEITHAIQWLIDQQRDVRSTTISGYWKDTGNVTDMLEVNRSVLESVEAVNEGTVDESSEIIGRVRIEAGAEISRSRIIGPAVIGAGTVISDAYVGPFTSVSEGCRIEDSEIEYSIVLRGSSITGVRRVEASLIGRDVEVTPAPRNPSAHRLVLGDHSKVQISS is encoded by the coding sequence GTGAAGGCACTCGTACTCTCCGGAGGGGCGGGCACTCGCCTGCGTCCCATCACGCATACTTCGGCCAAGCAACTGGTTCCTGTGGCGAACAAGCCAGTGCTGTTCTACGGCCTGGAAGCGATCGCGGACGCCGGGATCACCGAAGTCGGCGTGATCGTCGGCGACACGGCGGAGGAGATCCAGGAGGCGGTCGGCGACGGATCCCGATTCGGGGTGAAGGTCACCTACATTCCACAGGAGAAGCCACTCGGGCTCGCCCATGCCGTGATCATCGCAAGAGAGTTCCTCGGTGAGGACGACTTCGTGATGTATCTCGGCGACAACTTCATCGTCGGCGGGATCACGGGCCTCGTCGACGCGTTCCGCACCGAGCGCCCCGACGCGCAGATCCTTCTCACCAAGGTCCCCAACCCGACCTCCTTCGGCGTTGCGGAACTCGACGGCGAGGGCCGTGTCGTGGGCCTCGAGGAGAAGCCCGAGAACCCCAAGAGCGATCTCGCACTCGTCGGCGTCTATCTCTTCACGCCTGCCGTGCATGAGGCCGTGCGGGCCATCCAGCCGTCCGGGCGCGGGGAGTTGGAGATCACCCACGCCATCCAGTGGCTGATCGACCAGCAGCGCGACGTGCGTTCCACGACCATCTCCGGCTACTGGAAGGACACCGGCAACGTCACCGACATGCTGGAGGTCAACCGATCGGTGCTGGAGAGCGTCGAGGCCGTGAACGAGGGCACGGTCGACGAGAGCAGCGAGATCATCGGCCGCGTACGTATCGAGGCGGGAGCCGAGATCAGCAGGAGCCGCATCATCGGTCCGGCCGTCATCGGCGCCGGCACCGTCATCAGCGACGCCTACGTCGGCCCGTTCACCTCCGTCTCCGAGGGGTGCCGGATCGAGGACAGCGAGATCGAGTACTCGATCGTGCTGCGCGGTTCGTCCATCACCGGTGTACGCCGGGTGGAGGCCTCGCTCATCGGCCGCGACGTCGAGGTCACCCCCGCCCCACGCAACCCGTCCGCCCACCGACTCGTGCTCGGCGATCACAGCAAGGTGCAGATCTCTTCATGA
- the rfbB gene encoding dTDP-glucose 4,6-dehydratase: MTTKILVTGGAGFIGSHYVRTVLGPGGPGDVAVTVLDKLTYAGNEANLDEVRDHPGFAFVKGDICDPELVGRLMGEHDQVVHFAAESHVDRSIDGGAEFVRTNVVGTHTLIDAAHRAGIATFVHISTDEVYGSIDEGSWPETHPLQPNSPYSAAKASSDLIALSYHRTHGLDVRVTRCSNNYGHHHFPEKVIPLFITNLLDGHKVPLYGDGGNVRDWLHIDDHVQGIELVRARGRAGEVYNIGGGTELSNKELTALLLEACGADWDTSVEYVTDRKGHDRRYSVDCTKIREELGYAPRKDFATGLAETVQWYRDNRAWWEPLKERAAL; the protein is encoded by the coding sequence ATGACCACCAAGATCCTGGTGACCGGCGGCGCCGGCTTCATCGGCTCCCACTACGTCCGCACGGTGCTCGGCCCCGGCGGCCCGGGCGACGTCGCCGTCACCGTGCTGGACAAGCTCACCTACGCGGGCAACGAGGCCAACCTCGACGAGGTCCGCGACCACCCCGGATTCGCCTTCGTCAAGGGCGACATCTGCGACCCGGAGCTCGTCGGCCGGCTCATGGGCGAGCACGACCAGGTGGTGCACTTCGCCGCCGAGTCGCATGTGGACCGGTCCATCGACGGCGGCGCCGAATTCGTGCGGACGAACGTGGTGGGCACCCACACCCTGATCGACGCGGCCCACCGGGCCGGCATCGCGACGTTCGTCCACATCTCCACCGACGAGGTCTACGGCTCCATCGACGAGGGCTCCTGGCCCGAGACGCACCCGCTGCAGCCCAACTCCCCGTACTCCGCGGCCAAGGCCTCCAGCGACCTGATCGCGCTGTCCTACCACCGCACCCACGGCCTGGACGTGCGCGTGACCCGCTGCTCCAACAACTACGGGCATCACCACTTCCCGGAGAAGGTCATCCCGCTGTTCATCACCAACCTGCTGGACGGCCACAAGGTCCCGCTCTACGGCGACGGCGGGAATGTGCGTGACTGGCTGCACATCGACGACCACGTCCAGGGCATCGAGCTGGTGCGCGCCCGGGGCCGGGCGGGCGAGGTCTACAACATCGGCGGCGGCACCGAGCTGTCCAACAAGGAGCTCACCGCGCTGCTGCTCGAGGCGTGCGGGGCCGACTGGGACACCAGCGTCGAGTACGTGACCGACCGCAAGGGTCACGACCGCCGTTACTCGGTCGACTGCACCAAGATCCGCGAGGAGCTCGGCTACGCGCCGCGCAAGGACTTCGCGACCGGTCTCGCGGAGACCGTGCAGTGGTACCGCGACAACCGTGCCTGGTGGGAGCCGCTCAAGGAGCGTGCGGCGCTGTGA